In a genomic window of Hyphomicrobiales bacterium:
- a CDS encoding N-acetylglutaminylglutamine amidotransferase: MCGIAGEIRFDGSFADAAAVSKMADVLAPRGPDGSGIFARGPIAFGHRRLKIIDLSEKAAQPMVDPDLGLTIAFNGCIYNYPELRRELEKAGYRFFSDGDTEVILKAFHHWGGACVEHFHGMFAFAIAERDSGAVTFARDRFGIKPLYYSQSGKRLRFASTLPAILAAGDVDTGIDTFALHNFMSFHAVVPPPRTILAGVRKLPPATIRRYEPDGTFRERRYWTAVYERRAEDLSLTRDDWRDRVLEALRVAVRRRMVADVPVGVLLSGGVDSSLIVGLLAEEGQKDLMTFSIGFEEANGEKGDEFVYSDLIAKRFATDHRKIFVPAADLLSHLPDTIRAQSEPMVSYDNIGFYLLSREVSKHIKVVQSGQGADEVFGGYHWYPPLAGSNDVVGDYAKVFFDRSHATLAGQLAPEWLHPDDASLDLVREHLMAGGAETPVDRALRLDSEVMLVDDPVKRVDNMTMAWGLEARVPFLDHELVELAARIPPEFKLNDGGKGVLKDAARLVVPSEVIDRKKGYFPVPQLKYIQGEFLDMVRDALTSQKARERGLFQKPWLDQLFADPAAHITPLRGSELWQAALLELWLQTHEV, from the coding sequence ATGTGTGGAATAGCCGGAGAAATCCGTTTTGATGGGTCTTTTGCCGACGCTGCGGCAGTGTCGAAAATGGCGGACGTGCTGGCGCCGCGCGGGCCGGACGGCAGTGGGATTTTCGCACGGGGGCCGATTGCCTTCGGTCACCGGCGGCTGAAGATCATCGATCTGTCGGAAAAGGCGGCCCAGCCGATGGTCGATCCCGACCTCGGACTGACCATCGCGTTCAACGGCTGCATCTACAATTATCCCGAATTGCGCCGGGAACTCGAAAAGGCGGGCTACCGCTTCTTCTCGGACGGCGACACCGAAGTCATCCTCAAGGCGTTCCACCATTGGGGCGGTGCCTGCGTCGAGCATTTCCACGGCATGTTCGCCTTCGCGATTGCCGAACGCGACAGCGGTGCGGTGACCTTTGCGCGCGACCGCTTCGGCATCAAGCCGCTGTATTATTCGCAGAGCGGCAAGCGGCTTCGCTTCGCCTCGACATTGCCCGCCATTCTGGCTGCCGGCGATGTCGATACCGGCATCGATACCTTCGCTCTGCACAACTTCATGAGTTTCCACGCAGTGGTGCCGCCGCCGCGCACGATCCTTGCCGGCGTCCGCAAACTGCCGCCGGCGACCATCCGCCGGTACGAGCCGGACGGGACGTTCCGTGAGCGGCGCTACTGGACGGCGGTCTATGAACGGCGCGCGGAAGATCTGTCGCTGACCCGCGACGACTGGCGAGATCGTGTGCTCGAAGCCCTGCGGGTCGCGGTCAGGCGCCGCATGGTCGCCGACGTGCCGGTTGGCGTGCTGCTTTCCGGCGGCGTCGATTCAAGCCTGATCGTCGGTCTGCTGGCGGAAGAGGGCCAGAAGGATCTGATGACCTTTTCCATCGGTTTCGAGGAGGCGAATGGCGAGAAGGGCGACGAGTTCGTCTATTCCGACCTGATCGCAAAGAGGTTCGCGACCGACCACCGCAAGATCTTCGTGCCTGCCGCCGATCTGCTCAGCCATCTGCCTGATACGATCCGCGCCCAGTCAGAACCGATGGTGTCCTACGACAATATCGGCTTCTACCTGCTGAGCCGTGAAGTCTCGAAGCACATCAAGGTGGTGCAGTCGGGGCAGGGCGCCGATGAAGTCTTCGGCGGCTATCACTGGTATCCGCCGCTCGCCGGTTCCAACGACGTGGTCGGCGACTACGCCAAGGTCTTCTTCGACCGCTCGCACGCGACGCTCGCCGGCCAGTTGGCGCCGGAATGGCTGCATCCCGACGATGCGAGCCTTGACCTCGTGCGCGAGCATCTGATGGCGGGAGGGGCGGAAACGCCGGTCGACCGCGCGCTGCGCCTCGATTCCGAGGTCATGCTGGTCGACGATCCGGTCAAGCGCGTCGACAACATGACGATGGCCTGGGGACTGGAGGCCCGCGTGCCGTTCCTCGATCACGAACTCGTCGAGCTTGCCGCGCGCATCCCGCCCGAGTTCAAGCTCAACGATGGCGGCAAGGGCGTCCTGAAGGATGCGGCGCGGCTCGTCGTGCCGAGCGAGGTAATCGACCGCAAGAAGGGCTACTTCCCGGTCCCGCAGCTCAAATACATCCAGGGCGAGTTCCTCGACATGGTGCGCGACGCGCTGACCAGCCAGAAGGCACGCGAGCGCGGTCTGTTCCAGAAACCGTGGCTCGACCAGCTCTTTGCCGATCCGGCGGCCCACATCACGCCGCTGCGTGGTTCCGAGCTGTGGCAGGCCGCTCTGCTCGAATTGTGGCTGCAAACGCACGAGGTGTGA
- a CDS encoding N-acetylglutaminylglutamine synthetase: protein MSESRKPPGGEGRQGRDQRGRDQYSHRLKRMRAQGLKPPIAHTDEEKTPQRPDFALDCGWGRLVFTQTFADNDVLVGALREELPDRRDIAIYVRDPHVLLANAPQEIFLDPSHTYRLDLSSYRASKRSPKGFFVRRLTSQEDAMAINRIYAARGMVTVPPEFFWEKRDARSICYFVAEDDTTGEVLGTVTGVDHHRAFNDPEHGSSLWCLAVDPQARRPGVGEALVRRLAEYFVARGAAYLDLSVLHDNDQAIALYEKLNFKRVSFFSVKRKNSINETLFTGPAADVAVNPYAAIIIKEARRRGIHVDVIDAGGGFFRLTHGGRSIRCRESLSEFTSAVAMSICDDKAVTRRIVEAAGLTVPAQIPATAERSELEAFIAEQGSVVVKPARGEQGRGISIGLKSLDEVDAAIGQANQVSDDVLIEQCFSGVDLRLVVINFRLVAAAIRRPPRVVGDGRRTIRALIESQSRRRQAATGGESSIPIDEEAIRTIAEAGYELESVPAEDEELIVSKTANLHTGGTIHDVTGEVHPTLVEAAVNAARAIDIPVVGIDFMVKSPRLADYVVIEANERPGLANHEPQPTAERFIDLLFPLSLPAPVRRAIQDAATIGATECLD, encoded by the coding sequence ATGTCTGAGTCCAGGAAACCTCCCGGCGGCGAAGGTCGCCAAGGGCGCGACCAGCGGGGACGCGATCAGTACAGCCATCGCCTGAAGCGCATGCGCGCCCAGGGGCTGAAACCGCCGATCGCCCATACCGACGAAGAGAAAACGCCGCAGCGTCCCGATTTCGCGCTCGACTGCGGTTGGGGCCGGCTGGTGTTCACCCAGACCTTCGCCGACAACGATGTGCTCGTCGGGGCGTTGCGCGAGGAGCTGCCGGATCGGCGCGACATCGCGATCTATGTGCGCGACCCGCATGTGCTGCTCGCCAACGCGCCGCAGGAGATCTTCCTCGATCCCTCGCACACCTATCGGCTCGATCTGAGCTCCTACCGCGCCTCCAAGCGGTCGCCGAAGGGGTTCTTCGTTCGCCGGCTGACCTCCCAGGAAGACGCCATGGCGATCAACCGCATCTATGCCGCGCGCGGCATGGTGACGGTGCCGCCGGAATTCTTTTGGGAGAAACGTGACGCGCGCTCGATCTGCTATTTCGTCGCCGAGGACGATACCACCGGCGAGGTGCTGGGAACGGTGACCGGCGTTGACCATCATCGCGCCTTCAATGACCCCGAACACGGCTCGTCGCTATGGTGTCTGGCCGTCGATCCACAGGCCCGCCGGCCGGGTGTCGGCGAAGCGCTGGTGCGTCGCCTGGCCGAGTATTTTGTCGCCCGTGGCGCCGCCTATCTCGACCTTTCCGTGCTGCACGACAACGACCAGGCGATCGCGCTCTACGAGAAGCTGAACTTCAAGCGCGTGTCGTTCTTCAGCGTAAAGCGGAAGAACTCGATCAACGAGACGCTGTTTACCGGTCCCGCAGCGGATGTTGCGGTCAATCCCTATGCCGCGATCATCATCAAGGAAGCCCGCCGCCGCGGCATCCATGTCGACGTCATCGACGCCGGTGGCGGGTTCTTCCGCCTGACACATGGCGGGCGATCGATCCGTTGCCGCGAGAGCCTGTCGGAGTTCACCTCCGCCGTCGCCATGTCGATCTGCGACGACAAGGCGGTGACGCGGCGCATTGTCGAGGCCGCCGGCCTGACCGTTCCCGCGCAGATACCCGCGACAGCCGAGCGTAGCGAACTAGAGGCCTTCATCGCCGAACAGGGTTCGGTCGTCGTCAAGCCGGCGCGCGGAGAGCAGGGGCGCGGCATCTCGATCGGCCTGAAAAGCCTTGACGAAGTGGACGCGGCGATTGGCCAGGCGAACCAGGTTTCCGACGATGTGCTCATCGAGCAGTGCTTCTCGGGTGTGGATCTGCGCCTCGTGGTGATCAATTTCCGGCTGGTCGCGGCGGCGATCCGCCGCCCGCCGCGCGTGGTGGGAGACGGCCGCCGAACCATTCGCGCGTTGATCGAGTCGCAAAGCCGGCGGCGCCAGGCGGCGACGGGTGGCGAGTCCTCGATCCCGATCGATGAGGAAGCAATCCGCACCATCGCCGAAGCGGGATACGAACTCGAGAGTGTCCCGGCCGAGGACGAGGAACTGATTGTTAGCAAGACCGCCAATCTGCACACCGGCGGGACCATTCACGACGTGACCGGTGAAGTTCATCCGACACTGGTGGAGGCCGCCGTCAACGCCGCGCGTGCCATCGATATCCCCGTCGTCGGGATCGACTTCATGGTCAAGTCGCCGCGCCTTGCCGACTATGTCGTCATCGAAGCCAACGAACGGCCGGGGCTTGCCAATCACGAGCCGCAGCCGACGGCTGAACGTTTCATCGACCTGCTTTTCCCGCTTTCGCTGCCGGCGCCCGTTCGCCGGGCGATCCAGGATGCCGCGACCATCGGAGCTACCGAATGCCTCGACTGA
- a CDS encoding osmoprotectant NAGGN system M42 family peptidase: protein MPRLTIDHDYLQDILAELLEIPSPTGYTDTIVRFVVGELEKLGLSVELTRRGAIRAVRAGQQRDRGARAIVSHLDTLGAQVKSLNDNGRVSVVPIGTWSARFAEGARVTIFTENGSYRGTILPLKASGHTFNDEIDTHPVGWEHVELRVDALARNKADLERVGIEIGDIVSIDPQAEFMDNGFIVSRHLDNKAGVAVMLAALKALQDASVETPVDIHFLFTIAEEVGVGASSVLTPQVASMVTIDNGTTAPGQNSDEFGVTIAMADQTGPFDYHLTKKLVDLCKTNDIRYQKDIFRYYRSDTASALEAGADVRTSLITFGVDASHGYERIHMHALRSLAELITAYVASPVRIQRDFEKTTDVHGFTRQNTTEAEQDLSPDVESPEVEPA from the coding sequence ATGCCTCGACTGACGATCGATCACGACTACCTGCAAGACATCCTCGCCGAACTGCTCGAGATTCCGAGTCCGACCGGCTACACCGACACGATCGTTCGTTTCGTCGTTGGCGAGCTGGAGAAACTGGGCCTGTCCGTTGAACTGACCCGCCGCGGCGCCATACGTGCCGTCCGGGCCGGCCAGCAGCGCGACAGGGGCGCCCGCGCAATCGTCTCCCACCTCGACACGCTCGGTGCTCAGGTGAAGTCGCTCAATGACAACGGCCGGGTTTCGGTCGTGCCGATCGGCACCTGGTCGGCGCGTTTTGCGGAGGGTGCGCGGGTGACGATCTTCACCGAGAATGGCAGCTATCGCGGAACGATCCTGCCACTGAAGGCGTCTGGCCATACCTTCAACGACGAAATCGACACCCACCCGGTCGGCTGGGAGCATGTCGAACTGCGCGTCGATGCGCTCGCCCGCAACAAGGCGGATCTTGAGCGCGTCGGTATAGAGATCGGCGATATCGTCTCGATTGACCCGCAGGCCGAATTCATGGACAACGGCTTCATCGTCTCGCGCCACCTCGACAACAAGGCCGGCGTCGCGGTGATGCTCGCCGCGCTCAAGGCCTTGCAGGATGCAAGCGTCGAAACGCCCGTCGATATCCACTTCCTTTTCACTATCGCCGAGGAGGTTGGCGTCGGGGCATCTTCAGTGCTGACCCCGCAGGTCGCCTCGATGGTCACCATCGACAACGGCACCACCGCGCCGGGACAGAATTCGGACGAGTTCGGGGTCACGATTGCCATGGCCGATCAGACCGGGCCGTTCGACTATCACCTGACCAAGAAGCTCGTCGATCTCTGCAAGACGAACGATATCCGCTATCAGAAGGATATCTTCCGCTACTACCGTTCCGACACCGCGAGTGCCCTCGAAGCGGGGGCCGATGTTCGCACCTCGCTGATCACCTTCGGTGTCGATGCGTCGCATGGCTACGAACGCATCCACATGCACGCCCTGCGTTCGCTGGCGGAACTGATCACGGCCTATGTGGCGAGCCCGGTCCGTATCCAGCGCGACTTCGAAAAGACAACGGACGTCCACGGCTTCACGCGGCAAAACACGACGGAGGCCGAGCAGGATCTGTCGCCCGATGTCGAGTCGCCCGAAGTCGAGCCGGCCTGA